CACGTCGAGGTGGACCTCGACGGCACCGGGAAGGTCGAGATCGGCACCGGCGTGCCGTTCTACGACCACATGCTGACGGCGCTGGGCGTGCACGGGTCGTTCGACCTGGTCGTGCGGGCGACGGGCGACGTGGAGATCGACGCGCACCACACCGTGGAGGACGTGGCGATCGTGCTCGGCCAGGCGTTGCGGGAGGCGTTGGGCGACAAGGCGGGCATCCGCCGGTTCGGCGACGCGTGGATCCCGATGGACGAGACGCTGGCGCACGCGGCGGTGGACGTGTCCGGGCGACCGTACTGCGTGCACGTGGGGGAGCCGGAGCAGTTCAACGCGTTCACCATCGGCGGGAACTACCCGTTCGTGCTGAACCGGCACGTGTTCGACTCGCTGGCGTTCCACGCGGGGATCGCGCTGCACGTGCGGGTGGAGTACGGGCGGGACCCGCACCACATCGCCGAGGCGCAGTTCAAGGCGATCGCCAGGGCGTTGCGCGCTGCGGTCGAGCCCGACCCGCGGGTGGCGGGCGTCGTCCCGTCGACCAAGGGCGTCCTGTAGATGCCGGAGGAATACGTCGCCATCGGCCTGATCGCCCTGGCCGGCTTCCTGATCGGCGGCGTCTACAGCACCTGGAAGACGGCGAAGGGCCTGGCGGTCGTCCTGCTGGTCCTGACCGTCGTCGCCGTCGCCGCCGCCATCCTCTGGCTCCTCTGAGCGTTCAACTCACCGCTCCCGAACGTAGGACTCTCGCGTTCCGAACGTAGGACACGCGCGAGAGTCCTACGTTCGGAACGCGCGTGTCCTACGTTCGGCATAGGCGAGTCAGGCGTTCGGGCGCGTTGCGGTCGGGGGTTTGGCTGTCTGCGTATGGTTGGTCACATGTCGTCACCGGCTGAGGCCACCATCACCGTCGGTCGCCCTCGGGAGCGGGCCGATGCCGCCCGCAACCGGGCGCGCGTCCTGGCCGCCGCGGAAGAGGTGTTCGCCGCCGCCGGCGGGGCGGTCGGGGTGACGATGGAGGACATCGCGCGGGCCGCCGGCGTCGGTCGGGCGACGCTCTACCGGCGCTACCCGGACACGACGTCGATCGCGCAGGCGCTGCTGGACGAGCACGAGGCCGGCATCCAGGAGCTCATCCTCACCGGCCCGCCGCCGCTGGGGCCGGGCGCGCCGCCGGACGAGCGGCTGGCCGCGTTCTACCGGACCATGGTCGGCCTGCTGGAACGGCACCTGCACCTGGTGCTGGGCGCCGAGACGGGCGGCGCGCGGTTCCGGGCCGGCGCCTACGGCTTCTGGCGGCGGCACGTGGCCGCGCTGGTGGACGGCGCGCCGACGGCCGTCGTGGACGCCCTGATGGCGCCGTTGGCGCCGGAGGTCTACCAGTACCAGAGACAGGTGCGCGGCCTCGGCCCGGACGAGGTGACCGCGGGCCTGGACTGGCTCACAAGACGTGTTCTCGCAGGTAACTAGGCGGCACGGCGGCCACCAGCCACACGCCGTTCGCGCTCACCCGGAACTCGTGCCCGTCGGCGACCATCGCCGCGGCGTCGACCGCGAGCACCACCGGCTTCCCCCGCCGCGCACCGACCCGGACGGCCGTCTCGACGGTCGCGGACAGGTGCACGTCGTGCCTGGCCATCGGCCGCAGCCCCTCGGCCAGGACGTCCGGCAGCACCCGCCCCACCGTCCCGTGGAACAGCACCGCGGGCGGCTCGGCCACCGGCAGGTCCAGCTCCACCGCCACGGTGTGCCCCTGACTGGCCCGGATGCGTCCCCCGACGACCTCGTAGCGCTTCTTGTCGTTGCGCTCCACGACTTCCAGCACCTGCTCCCGGCTCACGCCGAGGGCGCGCACGAACTCCTCGAAGTCGACCCACCCCGCCGCGTCCAGGGTCAGCCCCACCCGTTGCGGGTCGTGGCGCAGCGTCTTCGACATCCGCTTCGACAAGCGGATCACTTCCTTCTCCTGCACGAACCCCAGTGCACCACGGCGGCACAAGCCGATTTCAGGTGCCGCCCTCGACGGCGGGCTTCAGCTTGGGCGCGCCGGGCCCGTCGGCGGCCTGCTCGTCGTCGAAGTTGTGCAGGAAGCAGCTGCGCAGCGACAGGCAGCCGCACCCGATGCACGACGTGAGCCGGTCGCGCAGCCGCCGCAGCGCGTCGATCCGGGCGTCCAGCTCCACCTGCCAGGTGGCCGACAGCCTGCTCCAGTCGGACTTGGTCGGCGTGCGGTTGTCCGGCAACGTCGCCAGCGCGGCGTGCACGTCCTCCAGCGACAGCCCGACCCGCTGCGCGGTGCGGATGAACGCCAACCGCCGCAGCACGTGCCGCGGGTACCGGCGCTGGTTGCCCGCCGTCCGCTCGGACGCGATCAGCCCCCGCTCCTCGTAGAACCGCAGCGCGGTGTGCGGCACGCCGCTGCGCTCGGCCACCTGACCGATGGTCAACATCTCCGGCAACTTGCTCACGTGCGCATCCTATGGGTTGACCTCGACCTAAGTCGAAGTTGTTCAGTGAACCCATGGCAGTCACGGACGAGTCGGGATTCGCGGCGATCCCCGCGCTGTTCCGGCGGATGACAGGCGACGAGAAGCACGAGTGGGCGGCGGCGTCCACGCTCGACGTGCTGTGGGTGCTCTACGACCGGGTGCTGGACGTCTCGCCGGACCGGGTGGACGACCCGGACCGCGACCGGTTCCTGCTGTCCAAGGGGCACGGCCCGATGGCGTACTACGCCGTGCTGGCCGCGAAGGGCTACCTCGATCCCTCCACATTGGACACGTGGACGGCGTGGGACTCGCCGCTGGGCCAGCACCCGGACCGCGTGCTGGTCAACGGCGTGGAGATCGGCAGCGGTTCGCTCGGGCACGGCCTGCCGATCGCCGTCGGCACCGCGCTCGGGCTGCGCCTGCGACAGCGGTCCGCGCGGACGTTCGTGCTGGTCGGCGACGCGGAGCTGGACGAGGGCAGCAACCACGAGGCGATCGCGCTGGCCGGCCGGTTCGGCCTGGACCGCCTGGTGGCGGTGGTGGTCGACAACGCGTCCGGCACGCACGGCTGGCCCGGCGGCGTGGCGCGCCGGTTCGAGGTCGAGGGCTGGCAGACCTCCACTGTGGACGGACGCGATCAGGGCGCGCTGCACGCCGCGCTCACGCAGGACCACCCGGGCCGCCCGCTGGCCGTGGTGGCCGAGGTCGACAAGGCCGACGAGACCGACGAGGGGGAGCGATGACGTCGATGCGCCAGGTGTTCGTGGACACCGTGGAGGACGTGATGCGGCACGACCCGAGGGTCGTGGTCGTGCTGGCGGAGATCTCGCGGGACGCGTTCGCACCGCGGGAGCGGGTGATCAACGTCGGCATCCGCGAGCAGGCGATGGTCGGCGTCGGCGCCGGGCTGGCGCTGAGCGGGTTGCGGCCGGTGGTGCACAGCTACGCGCCGTTCCTGGTGGAGCGGCCGTTCGAGCAGGTCAAGCTGGACTTCGGCCACCAGGACGTCGGCGGCGTGCTGGTCAGCATCGGCGGCTCCTACGACGACCCGGTGTGGGGCCGCACGCACCAGGCGCCCGGCGACGTGGCGCTGTTCGACACCCTGCCGGGCTGGACGGTGCGCGTGCCCGGTCACCCGGACGAGGTCGAGCCGGTCGTGCGCGACGCCCTGGCGCGCGACGACCGCGTCTACATCCGCTTGTCACTGCGGCAGAACGCCGCGCCGCGCCCGGTGGTCGAGGGGTTCACCGAGGTGCGGCGCGGACGCCGGGGCGTGGTGCTGGCGGTGGGCCCGATGCTCGACACGGTGCTGGAGGCCACCGGGGACGCGGACGTGACCGTCCTCTACGCGACGACCGCGCGGCCGTTCGACGCGGCCTGCCTCCGGGCCGCCGTGAGCCGGGTCGACCGGGCCGACGTGCTGCTGGTCGAGCCGTACCTGGAGGGCACGTCGGCGCACCGGGCGGCGGAGGCGCTGGCGGACGTGCCGCACCGGCTGCGGTCGCTCGGCGTGCGGCGGGACGCCGAGCTGCGCGCCTACGGCACCGTCGAGGACCACGATTCGGCGCACGACCTCGACGTGCTCGGCGTCGCCGCGGCCGTGCGTCGGATGTTCGGCCACCCGGCCGCTGCGGCATGATCTCCGCCTGTGAGCGCGCCGAGAACCCTGATCTGGACACCCGCGCCGACCGCGCAGTTGCAGCTGGACCTGCACCGCGCCGCCGCGGGCCCCGCGGCACTGGTGCCGGTGACGTCCGGGACGGTGCTGCTGCCGCCCCGGCGGATCGAGTTCCCGGCGGCCACCGGGCTGGCCGAGCGGGTCCGCGAGACCGGCGGGTCGGCGCTGCTGCTGCGGTGGGGGCCGGGCTGCGAGGTGTGGACCGACGGCGAGCGCGCGGGCTCCACCGGCTCGGCCCGGCGGCTGGTCGGCCTGGTCCGCTGGTGGCGCCTGGACGCCCGGCCGCTGCCCGTCGACCTGCCCGACGACGTCGCCGAGGTCCGGGCCCTGGTGGACGAGGGCCGCGCCGACACGTGGGTGACCGCCCTGCCGGACGGAGCGGGACTGGCGATCAACACCGTCCTGCCGGTGATCCCGGTGACGCAGGGCGGCACCCCGTTGGCCTAGTAGGCTGGTGGGGTGCCCAAGGTCGTCGTGCTGGACTACGGATTCGGCAACATCCGCTCCGCCGAGCGCGCCCTCCAGCGCGTCGGCGCCGAGGTGGAGGTGACCGCCGACCACCGGGCAGCGCTCGACGCGGACGGCCTGGTGGTGCCCGGTGTGGGCGCGTTCGCCGCCTGCATGGCCGGTCTGGACTCGATCAGGGGCGGTCGGCTGATCGGGCAGCGCCTCGCCGGCGGCCGTCCGGTCCTGGGCATCTGCGTCGGCATGCAGGTCCTGTTCGAGCGCGGCATCGAGCACGGTGTGCTCACCGAGGGCTGCGGTGAGTGGCCGGGCACGGTGGAGCGGCTGGAAGCGCCGGTCGTGCCGCACATGGGCTGGAACACGGTCCGCGCGCCCGAGGGGACCGAGCTCTTCGCGGGCATGGCCGACGACGCCCGGTTCTACTTCGTCCACTCCTACGGCGTGCGCGAGTGGGAGCTGGACGCGTCGGACGCGCTCCGGGCGCCACTGGTGACGTGGGCCGAGCACGGCGGCGACGAGTTCGTCGCGGCGGTGGAGAACGGTCCTCTGTGGGCGACCCAGTTCCACCCGGAGAAGTCCGGCGACGCGGGCGCGCACCTGCTGGAGAACTGGCTCAAGAGCTTCAACTAGGCTGTTCGCGTGACTTTCACGCTGCTCCCGGCTGTTGACGTGGCCGATGGCCTTGCCGTTCGGCTCGTGCAGGGCGAGGCCGGCACCGAGACCAACTACGGCGACCCGCTGGACGCCGCCCTCGCGTGGCAGCGCGACGGCGCCGAGTGGGTGCACCTGGTCGACCTCGACGCCGCGTTCGGCCGCGGTGGGAACCGCGAGCTGCTGGCCCGGGTGGTCGGCGAGCTGGACGTGAAGGTGGAGCTGTCCGGCGGCATCCGCGACGACGCGTCGCTGGCCGCGGCGCTGGCCACCGGCTGCGCGCGGGTGAACCTGGGCACGGCCGCGCTGGAGGACCCGATGTGGTGCGCGAAGGTGCTCGCCGAGCACGGCGACAAGGTCGCGGTCGGCCTGGACGTGCGGATCACCGAGCAGGGCCACCGGGTGGCCGCGCGCGGCTGGACGAAGGACGGCGGCGACCTGTGGGAGGTGCTGGAGCGGCTGGACCGCGACGGCTGCGCCCGCTACGTGGTGACCGACGTGAGCAAGGACGGCACGCTCCAGGGCCCGAACGCGGACCTGCTGCGCGAGGTCTGCGCCCGCACGGACGCGCCGGTGATCGCCTCCGGCGGGGTGTCCAGTGTGGACGACCTGGTCGCGCTGGCCGCCCTGTCGCGCGACGGCGTCGAGGGCGCGATCGTGGGCAAGGCGCTGTACGCGGGCGCGTTCACGCTCCCGGAGGCGCTGGCAGCTGTCCGCGGTTGATGGCGTCCTCGATCTCCTCGACGATGTAGGTCTCCGCGGCCTGCTCGGTCACGCCCGTGCGGGCGAGGGCCCTGGCCGCGGTGCCCTCGCCCTCGGCGAGCAGGCCGAGCAGCAGGTGCTCGGTGCCGACGAAGGTGTGCCCGTGGCGCAGCGACGCCCGCACGGCCAGCTCCAGCGCCTTCTTGCAGTGCGCGGTGAACGGTTGCGGCTCGGGCCGCTGCCGGACCGCGCCGTCCAGCTCGTTGAGCACGGCCAGCCGCGTGGTGCCCTCGGCCGCCTCCAGCTTGGCGATGGTCCTGGCGGCCAGGCCGCGCGACTCGTCCAGCAGGCCGAGCAGCAGGTGCTCGGTGCCGATGCGCTCGCTGAACCTGGCGTGGTGCCGGGCCAGCACGACGACCCGGCGGGCCCGGTCGGTGTAGCGGTCGAAGCGCGGCTTCAGCTCCGGCGACTCCTTGGGCACGAACCGCTTCTGCGCGGCCTGCTTGGTGACGCCGATGCTCTCGCCGATGTCGGTCCAGCTCGCGCCCGCGCGGCGCGCCTCGTCCACGAAGTGGCCGATGAGGTGGTCGCCGAGCTCGTCGAGCTGACCGCTCAGCTCGACGGCGGCGGTCAGCCTGCCGAGCACGTCGGTGTGCTCCGACGCGACGGTGACGATGAGGTCCGTGAGCTGGACGGGCGGCGCTATCACCCGTCAACTGTAGGTTGACGGGGAGAAGTGCGTCAACCTCTGGTTGACGACGTTCAGGCGGGGACGATCTCGATGCCGATCGTGCCCTCGCGACCGCGCCGGAGCCTGCTGCCGAGCAGCGTGAGCCTGCCCAGGACGCCGTACTTGCGGGCGATCAGCGACCGGACCCGCTCGGTGCCCGCCGCGTCCAGCAGCCGCGCGGTGGCCGGGACCTGCTCGCCGGTGGGCTTGCCCTTGATGTCGCACGGCCCGACCCGCACGTCGCCGCTGCGGCGGATGCGCTTGACCTTGCCGGCGTCGGCGGCCGACCACGCGTACAGCGTGCCGTCACCGCCCGCCACCCAGACGGGCGTCGGCACGGCGGTGCCGTCCTTGCGGAACGTGGTCAACAACAGGTACTTGCCGGCTGCGAGGTCCATGTCCGGCAAGGCTAGTGCCCGGGATGCGGAAGAGCCCCGCTCCCACGGGGGGAACGGGGCTCTTCCGGTCACGCTCAGGTCAGATGACCGTCACGTTCGTCGCCTGCGGGCCCTTGGCGCCCTGGCCGACGTCGAAGCTCACCCGCTGGTTCTCCTCCAGGCTGCGGTAGCCGCCGCTCTGGATCTCCGAGTAGTGCACGAACACGTCCGCGCCGCCATCCTCGGGGGAGATGAAGCCGAAGCCCTTCTCCGAGTTGAACCACTTCACGGTGCCCTGCGCCATCTTTTAACTCCTCATACCGCTGCCAACGGGGCGAACGCACCCGCTGAGGCCGGTCCAAACGCTGACCCTGAGGAATCACACGCTCAAACGTGTTTCGCGAGCGTGGATGACACGAACACAAAACTTTCGACCTCCACCAGTGAACCACACTTTCGCCGCCACGTCGCCTCCAACTCCGCGTGTCCTACGTCCCTACCGCGAGAGTCCTACGCTCAGGACGCGAGAGTCCTACGTCCAGCACGCGAGAGTCCTGCGCCTGGAACACCCGAGTTGAGCGCTCGGGCACCGGCGAGTCGGCCGCTCAGGGCCTCCACGTAGGCTTTTACCCATGTCAGTAGCGGTGCGCGTGATCCCCTGCCTGGACGTCGACCGGGGTCGGGTGGTGAAGGGCGTGAACTTCACCAACCTGGTCGACGCGGGCGACCCGGTCGAGCTGGCGCGGGCCTACGACGCGGAGGGCGCGGACGAGCTGACGTTCCTCGACGTGACCGCGTCGTCCAGCGACCGCGAGACCACGTTCGACGTGGTCAGGCGCACGGCGGAGCAGGTGTTCATCCCCCTCACGGTGGGCGGCGGCGTGCGCAGCGCGGAGGACGTGGACAAGCTGCTCCGCGCCGGCGCGGACAAGGTGAGCGTGAACACAGCCGCGATCGCCCGCCCGGAACTGCTCGGCGACCTGTCCCGCCGCTTCGGCGCGCAGTGCATCGTGCTGTCGGTGGACGCGCGGCGCGTGCCGGAGGGGGAGGAACCCACCCCTTCGGGGTTCGAGGTCACCACGCACGGCGGGCGCAAGGGCACCGGCATCGACGCCGTCGAGTGGGCCGTGCGCGGCCAGGAGCTGGGCGTCGGCGAGATCCTGCTGAACTCCATGGACGCCGACGGCACCAAGGCCGGGTTCGACCTGGAGCTGATCCGGCTGACGCGGGAGGTGGTGGACGTGCCGCTGATCGCCAGCGGCGGCGCGGGCGCGGTCGAGCACTTCCCGCCGGCCGTGGCGGAGGGCGCGGACGCGGTGCTCGCGGCGAGCGTCTTCCACTTCGGCACGCTGCGCATCGGCGACGTCAAGGCCGGCCTGCGCGACGCGGGAGTGGAGGTCCGGTGATGCCGAAGCGCGGAAACAGCCCCGTGGAGGTGTCCACCGCGACCCTCATCGGCGCGGCGGGCGCCCTGGCGTTCGTGCTCATGGGCGTGATCCAGTGGCAGGTCCACGGCGACTCGGCCTACGTGAAGTTCCCGGTGATCATCGCGGTGCTGGAGCTGCTGGCCGTGGTCGGCCTGGTCGCCGGCCCGCGCCCGGCCCGGCTGGTCGCCGCCTGCGTGTTCGGCCTGGCGGCGCTGGTCCACCTGCTCACCGTGCTCAACCAGGGCCCGGTGTGGATCCGCGTGCTGTCCGGCCTGCTCTCCGCGGCGCACGTCTTCGCCGTCGTGCTGCTCAACACCCGCCCCGCCCGCGTCCACTTCCTCGGAGGACAGCGTTGACCGCCGCGCTCGACCCGTCCATCGCCGCCCGGCTCAAGCGCACGGCCGACGGCCTGGTGTGCGCCGTGGTGCAGCGGCGCGGCACCGGGGAGGTGCTGATGGTCGCGTGGATGGACGACGAGGCGCTGCACCGCACGCTCACCACCCGCCGCGCCACGTACTACTCGCGCAGCAGGCAGCAGCTGTGGGTGAAGGGCGAGACGTCCGGGCACGCGCAGCACGTGCACGAGGTGCGGCTGGACTGCGACGGCGACGCCCTGCTGCTGGTCGTGGACCAGGTCGGCGCCGCCTGCCACACCGGTGACGCGACCTGCTTCGACTCGACGGTGCTGCTCGGCCCCGCCGACCCCGGCTGACCCCGGGGCCTCAGCCGAGGTCGCCGCTCAGGTAGCGCTGGAGGTTGGGGGCGATGGCCTTGACCATCGTCTCGACGTCGGCCGAGGCGAACGGCTCGAACCGCACCACGTAGCGCACCATGCCCATGCCGAAGATCTGGCTGGCCAGCAGCGTGGCCCGCAGTTCGGCGTCGGCGGAGCCCATGTGCGTGACGAGCCGCTTGAGCAGGGTCTGCACGAAGAAGCCGCGCAGCACGTCGGCGACCTGGTCGTGCGACGTCACGCTGCGCACCATCGCGGCGAACGGCCCGCCGCCGATGGGGTCCCACACGCCGATGAAGTTGCGCACGATCCGCTCGCCGAGCTCCTCGTCCGGGCCGTCGAGCAGCCGGTCCACCAGCGCGTTGATGTCGACCGGCACGTGGAGCACGGCCTTGGCGAACAGCCCCTCCTTGCCGCCGAACCAGTGGTTGACCATCGCCGCGTCGACCCCGGCCCGCGCGGCGATGGACCGGACGGTCGCGCCCTCGTAGCCGCGCTCGACGAAGACCTCGCGCGCCGCGGCCAGCAGGGCGGCCTTGGTGTCCTCGCCACCGGCCCGCCGGCCTCGGCGCTTGGGTTCGGTTTGTCGCGGGCCTTGGTTCACGTCACCATGATGGGCGATCCCACCCATTATTTCAACAAGCGTTGAAATGGAGCCCGGCCGAACCGCCGCACGGGCCCTACCGGCACAATGTCGCCATGGTGAGCGTCATCGGTGCAGGTGCGGGTCTGGGCGAGGTCAGCCCGACGCGCGAGGAGTTCCGCGAGCTGGCCGCCCAGCGGCGGGTCATCCCGGTGGTGCGGCGGCTGCTGGCGGACGCGGAGACGCCCGTGGGGCTGTACCGCAAGCTCGCGGCCGACCGGCCGGGCACGTTCCTGTTCGAGTCGGCCGAGAACGGCCGCTCCTGGTCGCGCTGGTCGTTCGTCGGCGCGCGCAGCGCGGGCGCGCTCACCGCGACCGGCGGCGAGGCGTTCTGGCTCGGGCCGCGCCCGGTCGGCCTGCCCGAGGGCGGCGACCCGCTGGTGGCGCTGCGCGAGACCATCGAGGTGCTGCGCACCGACCCGCTGCCCGGCCTGCCGCCGCTGACCGGCGGGATGGTCGGCTACATCGGCTACGACGCCGTGCGGCGGCTGGAGCGGCTGCCGTCGCTGGCCGAGGACGACCTCAAGGTGCCGGAGCTGGTCATGCTGCTGGCCACCGACCTGGCCGCGCTGGACCACCACGAGGGCACCGTCACGCTCATCGCCAACGCCATCAACTGGGACGACTCGCCCGAACGCGTCGACGCGGCGTACGACGACGCGGTGGCCCGCCTGGACACGATGACGCGCGACCTCCAGAGCCCCGCGCCGCCGACGGCCGCGGTGTTCTCCCGGCCCAAGCCGGAGTTCGTCCGCCGCCGCACCCGGCAGGAGCACCACGCCGCGGTGGAGAAGGCCAAGGAGGCCATCCGCGCCGGCGAGGCGTTCCAGGTCGTGGTGTCGCAGCGGTTCGAGATGCCGACCACCGCCGACCCGCTCGACATCTACCGCGTGCTGCGCACGTCCAACCCCAGCCCGTACATGTACCTGCTGCGGCTGGAGGACTTCGACATCGTCGGGTGCAGCCCGGAGTCGCTGGTGACCGTGCGTGACGGCAAGGCCACCACGCACCCCATCGCGGGCACCCGTTGGAGGGGCGTCGACGAGGAGGAGGACGCCCTGCTGGAGAAGGACCTGCTGGCCGACCACAAGGAGCGCGCCGAGCACCTGATGCTGGTCGACCTGGGCCGCAACGACCTGGGCCGGGTGTGCAAGCCCGGCTCGGTGACCGTGGTCGACTTCTTCAAGGTCGAGCGGTACAGCCACGTCATGCACATCGTGTCCACGGTCAGCGGCGAGCTGGACGAGGGCCGCACGGCGTTCGACGCGGTCGCGGCGTGCTTCCCGGCGGGCACGCTGTCCGGCGCGCCGAAGCCGCGCGCGATGGAGCTGATCGAGGAGCTGGAGCCGACCAGGCGCGGCCTGTACGGCGGCGTCGTCGGCTACCTGGACTTCGCGGGCGACGCGGACACCGCGATCGCCATCCGGACCGCCCTGGTGCGCGACGGCGTGGCGTACGTGCAGGCGGGCGGCGGCATCGTGGCCGACTCGGACCCGGTCGCCGAGGACAACGAGACCCTGAATAAGGCGGGCGCGGTGCTGTCGGCGATCGCGACCGCGCAGACCATGTCCCCGGCGGTGGACCCGGCCCGTGTCTGAGCGGGCCCGGTCCGACCGGCGTCCACTGTGGATCGTGGTGGCGCTGCTGCTGCTCGGCGCGGTGGCGCTGTGGGGCGCCTCGGGGGTGACGTGGGACTCTTCGGCGGACCGGAGCGGCGCCGACGTCGTGCCCGCGCTGACCCCGCTGGCGCTGCTGTGCCTGGCCGCTATCGCCGCCGCGGTGGCGCTGAGCGGTTGGGTGCGGCGGGTGCTCGGCGTGGTCGTGCTGCTGGCGGGCGTGGCGGCGGCGTTCCAGGGGCTGGACGCGGAGGGGCCCGCGCTCGGCCGCGGCCTGGTGCTGGCCGCTGCGGCGCTGGTCGTCGCGGCGGGCGTGCTGCTCGTGCTGCGCGGCTCGGCCATGCCCCGCCTGGGCGGCGGCTACCAGACGCCCGGCGCGGCCAAGCGGACCGCCGATCCCGAGCGGGAGCTGTGGAACGCGCTGGAACGCGGCGACGATCCCACGGAACGGGACTGACCGGGTGCCGGCGCGCCGGTGCCGCACGTTTGCGCACGTCGGCTCGCAAGGGCCTCGATCAGCAGCGTGAACGGGACTACCCGGTGGCCGGACGGGGGGCGCGGCGGGGTTAGCATCCTCGTGGCGGGAAGGGGAGCATGACGTGCGGGAGCTTGCTACTGAACCGGAAGGTCTGACGGAACCGAGCGAGGTGCTCGGATGACCGTGCTCGAGTCGATCATCGAAGGCGTCCGCGAAGACCTCGCCGTGCGCGAGGCGGCACTGCCCTTCGACGTGCTCAGGGAGAAGACGGCGAAGGTGGCGCCGCCGCAGGACGTGATGGCGATCCTGCGCGGGCCCGGTGTGGGTGTCATCGCCGAGGTGAAGCGGCGCAGCCCGTCCAAGGGGCAGCTGGCCGACATCCCGGAGCCCGCGGAACTCGCCGCGCAGTACGAGCTGGGCGGCGCGCGGGCGATCAGCGTGCTGACCGAGCAGCGCCGCTTCGGCGGTTCGCTGGAGGACTTCGACGCGGTGCGCGCGGCGGTGGGCGTGCCCCTGCTGCGCAAGGACTTCATCGTCAGCCCGTACCAGGTGCACGAGGCGCGCCTGCACGGCGCGGACCTGGTGCTGCTGATCGTGGCGGCGCTGGAGCAGAACGCCCTGGTCTCCTTGCTGGACCG
This genomic window from Saccharothrix sp. HUAS TT1 contains:
- the hisI gene encoding phosphoribosyl-AMP cyclohydrolase, whose amino-acid sequence is MTAALDPSIAARLKRTADGLVCAVVQRRGTGEVLMVAWMDDEALHRTLTTRRATYYSRSRQQLWVKGETSGHAQHVHEVRLDCDGDALLLVVDQVGAACHTGDATCFDSTVLLGPADPG
- a CDS encoding TetR family transcriptional regulator; this encodes MNQGPRQTEPKRRGRRAGGEDTKAALLAAAREVFVERGYEGATVRSIAARAGVDAAMVNHWFGGKEGLFAKAVLHVPVDINALVDRLLDGPDEELGERIVRNFIGVWDPIGGGPFAAMVRSVTSHDQVADVLRGFFVQTLLKRLVTHMGSADAELRATLLASQIFGMGMVRYVVRFEPFASADVETMVKAIAPNLQRYLSGDLG
- a CDS encoding anthranilate synthase component I, whose amino-acid sequence is MVSVIGAGAGLGEVSPTREEFRELAAQRRVIPVVRRLLADAETPVGLYRKLAADRPGTFLFESAENGRSWSRWSFVGARSAGALTATGGEAFWLGPRPVGLPEGGDPLVALRETIEVLRTDPLPGLPPLTGGMVGYIGYDAVRRLERLPSLAEDDLKVPELVMLLATDLAALDHHEGTVTLIANAINWDDSPERVDAAYDDAVARLDTMTRDLQSPAPPTAAVFSRPKPEFVRRRTRQEHHAAVEKAKEAIRAGEAFQVVVSQRFEMPTTADPLDIYRVLRTSNPSPYMYLLRLEDFDIVGCSPESLVTVRDGKATTHPIAGTRWRGVDEEEDALLEKDLLADHKERAEHLMLVDLGRNDLGRVCKPGSVTVVDFFKVERYSHVMHIVSTVSGELDEGRTAFDAVAACFPAGTLSGAPKPRAMELIEELEPTRRGLYGGVVGYLDFAGDADTAIAIRTALVRDGVAYVQAGGGIVADSDPVAEDNETLNKAGAVLSAIATAQTMSPAVDPARV
- a CDS encoding Trp biosynthesis-associated membrane protein, with the protein product MSERARSDRRPLWIVVALLLLGAVALWGASGVTWDSSADRSGADVVPALTPLALLCLAAIAAAVALSGWVRRVLGVVVLLAGVAAAFQGLDAEGPALGRGLVLAAAALVVAAGVLLVLRGSAMPRLGGGYQTPGAAKRTADPERELWNALERGDDPTERD
- the trpC gene encoding indole-3-glycerol phosphate synthase TrpC; protein product: MTVLESIIEGVREDLAVREAALPFDVLREKTAKVAPPQDVMAILRGPGVGVIAEVKRRSPSKGQLADIPEPAELAAQYELGGARAISVLTEQRRFGGSLEDFDAVRAAVGVPLLRKDFIVSPYQVHEARLHGADLVLLIVAALEQNALVSLLDRVESLGMTALVEVHTAEEADRALEAGASVIGVNARNLHTLEVDKDVFGRIAPGLPFDTIKIAESGVTGPGDLMAYAGAGADAVLVGESLVTSGDPKVAVNKLVTAGSHPACPRPSR